The Acidimicrobiia bacterium genome contains a region encoding:
- a CDS encoding maleylpyruvate isomerase N-terminal domain-containing protein, giving the protein MIRTAFLEAAQSVIDLIASDAVAEAWTSPSALQGYDVAGLSGHLGRGLGTPLLYLEESIPSTDEPITPGQYFASVDADDDALHTAIRARGVKAAASGQGALVTELDRTLETLRVRLDDEPFDRRVTVFGGQVMYLDEYLVTRLVELVVHGEDLAISVATDPPTWPGTAIDLVLATLVEAAAIKHGPSAIITALSRRERLTAWPSAL; this is encoded by the coding sequence GTGATTCGCACTGCCTTTCTGGAAGCCGCTCAGTCCGTCATCGACCTTATTGCCAGTGACGCCGTTGCGGAAGCCTGGACGAGCCCATCGGCTCTCCAAGGATATGATGTGGCCGGCTTGAGCGGCCACCTCGGACGGGGACTCGGCACGCCCCTTCTGTATCTTGAAGAGTCGATTCCGTCCACCGACGAGCCCATCACACCAGGCCAGTACTTTGCCTCCGTCGATGCCGATGACGACGCCTTGCACACCGCCATCAGGGCCCGCGGCGTGAAAGCTGCCGCCAGTGGTCAGGGCGCCTTGGTCACCGAACTCGATCGCACGCTCGAGACGCTCCGGGTCCGCCTTGACGACGAACCGTTCGACCGACGAGTCACGGTGTTCGGAGGCCAGGTGATGTATCTCGATGAGTACCTCGTCACCCGATTGGTGGAGCTGGTTGTCCACGGCGAGGACCTGGCCATCAGCGTCGCTACCGACCCGCCCACGTGGCCCGGAACGGCCATCGACCTCGTGCTCGCCACCCTGGTGGAGGCCGCGGCGATCAAGCATGGACCATCCGCCATTATCACGGCCCTGAGCAGACGCGAGCGGCTGACCGCCTGGCCAAGCGCGCTCTAG
- a CDS encoding DUF3237 family protein translates to MPSLQPFCTITGQLEMNVIGQTPGGMRIDFPFAGSATSSHWDGERPVVGTDYVTVRGDGHMDLDIHAVIGEGRQKVSYSATGVSLAGEERGVAYPRELITFQTADDSLGFLNTAIAVGLGSANQSTLTLEVYLVAD, encoded by the coding sequence ATGCCCTCGCTACAACCATTTTGCACCATAACCGGCCAGCTCGAAATGAACGTCATCGGTCAGACACCCGGCGGTATGCGAATCGATTTTCCGTTTGCAGGTTCGGCGACCTCGTCGCACTGGGATGGCGAACGCCCGGTGGTAGGGACCGACTACGTCACGGTTCGAGGGGACGGCCACATGGACCTTGATATTCACGCCGTCATCGGCGAGGGCCGTCAGAAGGTGTCGTACTCTGCTACCGGAGTGTCGCTCGCAGGTGAGGAGCGAGGGGTTGCCTATCCCAGAGAGCTAATCACGTTTCAGACGGCGGATGACTCACTCGGATTCTTAAACACGGCGATCGCCGTGGGACTCGGCTCGGCCAATCAGAGCACACTTACGCTTGAGGTCTACCTCGTCGCGGACTGA